The genomic interval GCGAGGGcagaaaacaaatgttttgttttagacttAGTGACCTTGAGAGAAGACATTAAAGTATCAAGAGTGTGTGTTCTATATATAAAAACTGGATGGATggcttaaaaaagaaaaatcaagttctcttctcttgtcacatgcacacatgctcatacacctcgtgtacacacacacacacacacacacgttctcgtCTCTGCTTGGGGGGGGGTTATTTGATTATATATGATTAATAATATTGTTGTGATTGGTATATTCTTGGTATTATAGATACATAGATGTGTACAGTGATTAATTTGGGGAGACAACATGCACATTTTGCATGTGTTTTGATTTGGGTTGTTTAGTTTTGACAAAATAATGTGCAGACATagtgaaaaatgaaaataagATTGTCTTCATAAATCCTGAGATGTTGATTATGTACAATGCaatgccatctagtggtttctTTTATATGCCCCCAGTGTTGGTTACCTACATTAAAAGGTTAGAAGTTCCTTTTCCCAGTTATTGGTCTACACAATTATGCATTTTTTTCTAATAGCAGACATCTCATAGACTCCCATTTAATGAGGCAGTCAAAAGATATATCAATTACACATCTTTTAGGCTAGACATGTATGTACAAATTTAAGGAGGCTAATCATGAAACTGTCTTTGAAAAACAATGTGTTCTTTGTTCTTTATCAGAAGTCTTTCCTGTACGTTAACCCACTGCATCAGAATTTTCTCAGTGCACAATCCCTGGCGGATTTCATGTGGAACCACCCATAATCTCCTCATGCTTTGAGCCTATGAAATCATTTGATACGGCGCTTGATTGAACTGATTGGTTTGCAAAAATTGACACGTGTGTCGGGGGTCTCTTTAAATTTAAGCAAGGAGTTTAGTGTTCAGTGTACATCTGAGAACTTGACAGCTTTattaatacacatacataagGCCTATAGCACAATGGAACAGTTTGTGGGAACATGGGCATTGAAAAGCAGCGAGAACTTTGATGAATACATGAAGGCAGTAGGTAAGTTAATCAATGACCTATTTTTCTTGGTTGGAACTAATTGCACACTGTTCTCACAATGCCATGAGCTCAGTGCATTTATTACATACACTGCCTTGGTTGCAGTAGATTTATCTGAAAACTGAAATGATACTTACATGTAAAAGATTATAAAGTCATCTTTTCCTGTCAATACAGGAATGAGCTTTGCTACTCGCCAAATGGGAAACATGACCAAGCCCAGTCTAGTAATCAGTGTGGGTGACCAGGGAGTCGTTTCCATTAAAGGTGTAAGCACATTCAAGACCACAGAAATCAAATTTAAATTGAATGAAGAATTTGATGAAACGACTGTAGATGACAGAAAAACTAGGGTGAGTGCTTACACGATATAATCTTTGATATaacttataaaaaaaaaatgctgtgtaACCTCATAGCCACAATACAAAATATGCTCTCTGTCTTAGACTCTGATTACCTTGGAAAATGGTAAACTCCTGCAAAAACAGATGTGGGATGGCAAGGAAACCACAATTGAAAGAGACTTGCAGGATGGAAAACTGGTTGCGGTAAGCCATTGAACCTTTCTGAACAATCCTGGGATTTGTCTTATCATATGTTGAGTGTGAAATTATTAATACAACGTATAGTGAAACTACAAGAGCAGTTAATGTACTGTGCTCAGCTTTGTTGAAAATGCAGGTCAATCCTTGCATATctcaaaaagtgaaacaaaagaATTTAGCCAAACTAATCCCATGAAAGCTGTGCTTGCCTTTTTTTCTTGACCCAGAATTAATGGCTCCTGTTGCTACTGTCAACGTTTTGAAACAAACCTTAAAGTGACTAGTCTATCTGAATTTTCATCCATCATTGTTTGTCAAGACTATTTGTATACAATCTAAGTGATCACATGCATGATCATTTCAACTTGTGCTGTGTCTCACCCCCCAGAAATGTGTAATGAATGATGTGGTGGCTGTGCGGATCTACGAACGGGAGGCATGATCCCAGGTGTCCTTGGCTGTTACCCTGTTGATTCCAGAAATCAAGACCCAGCATTTACTTATATATCAAAGGATTTCAACCTTTGCGTCCGAGAAATGTGTCCCTTTGTGAAACTCAaacattaataaaaaaaaggaaagaggaaaaagggtgttttttctgtttgtttcttaATTACGCAAAAGTATTTCCACAGTTGTCAAAGTCACTGCATCATATCTAATCATATCTAATCTAAGACATTGCATCTCAAAGTTCTCTAGGTTCATAAAACTGTCTATGGAACAAATGATGAACACTAGAACCTGTCATAAACTCATTGAGATAAAAACACAGTGCTTACAGTAAGTGCTTGCAGTGACCTTACATCAAGTACAAACAAAATAGTCTACTTTTGAAGTCATGCCACTACAAATTTTCTAGGATGAGAGCTCCGCATTTGAACTCATGTGCTCTACTGAAAATGTGTTGAGTAATCATTCAAATACAATGGCACACAATCTCAATTTACATTTTAAAACTTACCCCAGAATTACACTGAGGTAGTTTTGTCCTGATTCTGTcatatttacaatatttaatAAAAGAATCAAGACATTGGTAAAATCCTCAAAACGTGAATGGAAATAGCAGTGATGATCATTTTGTTGAGGCATTTGTTAGCATTACAATAACTCTCATGAAATAAATCAGCCTTCAATATTAAAATCCCTGTGCTCCCTTAATTACTCAGACTTGTGTTAGCATCACtgacatgaaaatgaaaaaaaaaggtacACATATCCAGGCacaagtgtgtttgttttagtaTGAAACCACCAAATCATCTATATGACCACCAGTGATCAGATAACATGAGTTAAATGAGTTTGGGTGTAGAATCTAGTTTCCAGACTATTTTTTATGATAAAATGATTTTATCACTGACATAAGAGCCACCTGCTGTGGTGTACTGGCTGTTGTCCAATAGGAACTCAAACCACCTCACACCATGCTGGCCTCCATGTGATGTTTAAATCCTCAGCAGACTCCCATTCAGTATGGATTTCTGTAtttaaggggaaaaaaaaactaatgcCTTTGGATTATCCCTAGTTTGGCAGACACACTGGAACAGACTGAAGTTACTGACAAGCATGCTTTGTAAATgtagtctttttttttcaagtgaTTCAAACTTTGTTGAGGCAGTCTAGTGTTGGAATTTAAAAGTTTTGAATCTTTGTAATGATACACATTCAGGCTAATAAATACAATTATGATACAATTACAAAAATAAGTGTAAGTAGACTACATTCCGTACATTCTATCAGGCATAAATGAAAAAGTACATAATTCATAGTACATaagacatgtacagtacatatataACAAGCTTTAAAAAGAAATAGCTGATTGGTGGTATGAACTTGCACCATTGGAGGGAAACCTTTATGTTCTATGTCTTTGATGTCTGAAAGTCCTTAGCAACCGAGGGGCCCCAACAATGAATGGATCG from Alosa sapidissima isolate fAloSap1 chromosome 3, fAloSap1.pri, whole genome shotgun sequence carries:
- the LOC121705722 gene encoding fatty acid-binding protein, adipocyte-like isoform X1, translated to MEQFVGTWALKSSENFDEYMKAVGMSFATRQMGNMTKPSLVISVGDQGVVSIKGVSTFKTTEIKFKLNEEFDETTVDDRKTRTLITLENGKLLQKQMWDGKETTIERDLQDGKLVAKCVMNDVVAVRIYEREA
- the LOC121705722 gene encoding fatty acid-binding protein, adipocyte-like isoform X2, whose product is MSFATRQMGNMTKPSLVISVGDQGVVSIKGVSTFKTTEIKFKLNEEFDETTVDDRKTRTLITLENGKLLQKQMWDGKETTIERDLQDGKLVAKCVMNDVVAVRIYEREA